A region of Heteronotia binoei isolate CCM8104 ecotype False Entrance Well chromosome 2, APGP_CSIRO_Hbin_v1, whole genome shotgun sequence DNA encodes the following proteins:
- the YWHAB gene encoding 14-3-3 protein beta/alpha, whose translation MDKSELVQKAKLAEQAERYDDMAAAMKAVTEQGHELSNEERNLLSVAYKNVVGARRSSWRVISSIEQKTERNEKKQQMGREYREKIEAELQDICNDVLELLDKYLIVNATQPESKVFYLKMKGDYYRYLSEVASGDNKQTTVGNSQQAYQEAFEISKKEMQPTHPIRLGLALNFSVFYYEILNSPEKACSLAKTAFDEAIAELDTLNEESYKDSTLIMQLLRDNLTLWTSENQGDEGEAGEGEN comes from the exons ATGGATAAAAGTGAGCTGGTACAGAAGGCCAAACTGGCTGAGCAGGCAGAGCGCTATGATGATATGGCTGCTGCCATGAAGGCTGTCACTGAGCAAGGGCATGAGCTGTCCAATGAAGAAAGGAATTTACTCTCTGTTGCCTATAAGAATGTAGTTGGTGCCCGTCGCTCCTCCTGGCGTGTAATTTCCAGCATCGAACAGAAAACAGAGCGGAATGAGAAGAAACAGCAGATGGGAAGAGAGTATCGTGAGAAGATTGAAGCTGAATTGCAGGACATCTGCAACGATGTTCTG GAACTCCTGGATAAGTACCTTATTGTTAATGCCACACAGCCAGAAAGCAAGGTTTTCTACTTGAAAATGAAAGGAGATTACTACAGATACCTTTCTGAGGTGGCATCTGGAGACAATAAGCAAA CAACAGTAGGAAATTCTCAGCAGGCGTATCAAGAGGCATTTGAGATCAGCAAGAAAGAAATGCAGCCAACGCACCCTATCCGACTTGGCCTGGCACTCAATTTCTCTGTGTTCTACTATGAGATACTAAACTCACCAGAGAAAGCCTGCAGTCTGGCAAAGACA GCATTTGATGAAGCGATAGCAGAGTTGGATACACTGAATGAAGAATCTTACAAAGATAGCACTCTGATTATGCAGCTACTTAGAGACAACCTTACT CTATGGACATCGGAAAACCAGGGAGATGAAGGGGAAGCTGGGGAGGGCGAGAACTAA